The nucleotide window TGACACACTCTTTCGCATACGTGACCGCACGGAAGACGAAATTGGCATGGCAAAGTGCAGCCTCCTTCTGGAGCTCTCTTGAAGTCATCTGCATCTTTGGCGTGAATCACTCTGTCAGGGTGGTTTGTGCACAGAAGTTCCAATGATTCCCCAAAGGCGTCCCTTCCCTTCATGTCTTGGACTATTTTATTCCACAATTCACTTTTCTCAGAAAGCATGGCAAAATTGCCAATGCAATAGAGGCCTTCACGAGCTCGAGATAGAGCGACGCAAACACGGTTTCTAATGGAAAGAAagccaatttttttcttttcattggatCTGACCAGTGAAAGCAAAATGATGTCGTTCTCTTCTCCTTGAAAGTTGTCTACTGCGGTGATTCTGACACCCTCGAATCTGCTTTTCGGCATCATCTTCTTCAAGGCGAGCACTTGACCTGTGTATAGCGTCAAAACTGTTATTTGACTTGGTTTGTAGCCTTGCAAGAGGAAATAGTCGCAGAGGGCTGCAATGTATTCTGCTTCGTGCTGATTCGAATGGCTCTTCAATTTGTCGTTGATTTCACTTTCATCTTCGAGTTTCCGATGATTAATGAAAAAGATGTTCTTTTTTACTCCTCTGACACTGGCACGTTTAAGCACCGATTCGTGGTCTTGCAGGTCGTTATAAATAAATCTCATAAGTGTTGCAATCTCGGGGCGCATCCTATGCTGGGTGTTGAGTTGGTGGCAAGGCATTCCACTGTTGACCATTctctcaaacaaggaaacatCGAGATGAAATTCACGAGCCAGGTTGTATACAGTTGGATTTGGTCTCAGTTGTTTGTGATCTCCAATAAGAATCAAGTGTTGCGTTCCTTTTGTCAGAGACGTTATGATGTGAGCCTCCAAGACTTCAGCTGCTTCCTCAACAATCACAATGGTTGGCTGGATATCTTCCACTATAGTGCGGTACTTTGCAGCACCAGTTGTGGTCATGCCAACCACTACAGCCTCTCGTAGCACTTGGAGTTCTTCCGAGTCTCGAATCTCTCTTAATCGTTTGCAGATACGCTCatattcttgattttttcttgaAATCTGTTCCTTACAGTTTTCTTGATAAAGCCGCAGCCAAGATAGGTAGAGTCTCCAACGGTCATTAACGCTGAGGTCCCAAACTTGCTTGACCCTGACAATCTCGCCCACGGTAAGCGGTTTAAGCGTCGATTCTCCTCTTAGAATTTTCATTTGGTCTCGTGAAAGTGTCGAGGACAGCTGTCTTATTTGTGTAGCGGACTGCATTCCCACAATGAGCTCGAAATTGTTGTCATCCAGCATTCGTTGGCTTTGAATGATGTCTGCATCTCTATCAACATCTATCCTACATGTGTCGTCAGCACTGGAAACCGTTTTCTCGCCGTATCCAGGGCTTGTAGCATCTCCAGGCACAGAATGATCAATATCGTTGCACTGGTTTGAATGCTTTGCTCCAAGCCAACGTTTAACAACCGAATTTCCTTGCCTTTCGTGAAGCTGCCCTATTCCTCTCAGCTGCTTAACATGATTCCGCTTGACAAAGTCCTGCAGTTCTTCCACTGTTAGGATGCTATTCTTGCTTTGTTCCAGTCGACCAATTGCTCTTTCAATAGCCTCTTGACATTTTGTCATTTCTTCTTTGATTCGACGCTGATTTCCCGATGACGTTGTATATTCATTTAGATTGTATGCTTGCAGGCTCTCGGAGGAACTTCGTCCTCCGACCCGTATTACTCCAGTTTGATGAAATTTCAGCACCCCCTCAAGAAACTGGTCCAGGGCGTGGTTTGTGTAACATACCATCAGTACTAAAGACTTTTTCTCAGAGTCCCAAACGTGTCTGTTTTTAAGAAGGGCTCTAACAATCTTTAAACCCAAATACGTTTTACCTGTTAGGTGAGAGAACAAGGAGAAATCAACCTTTGACTAACATAGCCTTGTTCACTGGCATGTATTTAGGGTTTACCGAGCGTTTTTTTGGCTCTACTGTTACCCATTTAGAATATGACAATTTCGTTGCAAAAAAAGACAACATGAAAACTAAATAAGAATACCTGTTCCTGGAGGGCCTTGTATTACGGTAAACTCCTTTGTGAGTGCACCCCTCAAAGCCTCAAGTTGGGATGCATTCAAGTGAACTTCTTCAGCATGAGGCCACGACTTTGGATCACATACAGATATTTTGCTGGAACAATTCGAAGATTCCATCTCAAGAACTTCTTCCATGTCATACTGAACCTGAATTCCAGGTTTCTCGCCTCTTAGGTAACGTGGAGGCTTAACATCAGAGTTACAGTGGACCAAGTACTCTTGGAACGGAAATGCATCCTGAGTGATTTTCCTCAGCTGTTCCAAGATTGGTCGATACGCTTCGAAGTACGCTGGCGACTCCACCatcacatacttctcttgtgtCCGGGGGCTATCTTCAAAACCGTTCACAAAACGAATGTGTAGCTTGCCTGTCGCGAGATCTTCAGCTTTGCGGTTCGCTACTGTAGCAAATTGCATGCTTTTGAAATTGTCCTTAGACAAACAAAGGAATGACCCAAACAGCAATCGTTTCGAATGCTCCCATGGGACTTTTTTGAGGCGCTTCATGTCAAGATGGATGCTGTGCACAATTCCTGCCCTGGTAAAATCTGGAGTCAGAATCTCTACGTTCTCGTATATGTATAAATTATGCGATCGTTCCTCCTCAGGGATATTCTTGATGATTTCTCTGATTCCCTCGCGGAGCGGAGACACAAAATCCTCACGAAGCAAACGGAACTGAACGTCCAAGTAATCATGGAAGTCTTTGTACTTCTCAGTTGTTTCGACCTTGTTTCGCCGTAAGAATGGCATCTTTGCAGAGAAGATTTCTTTTTCACTAGGATAAATGGACATTTCTCTGAAGTCATCCGGTGGTGGTGGTTCGACAGCTAatcgtttcttcttttttggtTCTTGTTCTACTTGTGACTTTTTCCTTTCCTCGACTACCAGTTCACGTCTTCTTTTAATAAGCGAATCCACTTGTGCTCGAAATTCAGCTACCCTGTCCAAGTTCAATTCACCTAAGCTTCCATAAAGATTGTCGAGAGGGATCTCGGAGCAAAGGCGAGGAAATCTTTCAAGCCATTCTCTGAAAAAAGTGATCAAGCTTCGTATAATCATATTCACTTCAGCATCTTGCTCCTCCTCTTGTATCATTGGTAGTTGAATTATATACCGAGGCAGGTGATTGCGCATAAACGCCGATCCTTTACAAACTGACATGACCTCAATCATATTTTGTGGCATTATCGCAGTGCTGCACATCTTTCCTAAAATTTCTATAAGTAGTTTCATCCAATCTTCTTCAATACTATCAGCGTTCACCAGGTTTTGAAAGCCATCTCTGTATTGAAGAAGATTCGCTGCAGTCTGTGAAGGATCTTTACGCTGTAactctttcaattttttgtatCCAAGGACTCGGACAGTTTGTGTATttccatgttgttgttgttggtatCGTTGGCCGCCGGAGAAACCACCTTAAAGAAAACCAACTAGTTAACCCAGTGTGGGTTTTTACACTTTGACTTTCAAACGTAGTGAATATTAATTACTCAATAATTACAAGAATATAATCAGCATTATGTTTGTGTCACATCAGTCCTGTTGAAGGTTCGTCGTTACTTAAGGTGATGGCTTTTAAAAACCTTTTTTCCTGCCGTACCATTCAAACAACGACAACTTCAGATTTTCAAATTATGGTTCTAAACATCATGAACATCATCACAAAGGAAGATGACTATTCAAGTATCTTAATGAAGTTTATGACTGTTACATTCTCAAGCATAAACTTTGCTACTTTCGAAGCATTGGGCAGTATTTTATTGGAGAAACAATCACGAGCGAAGGCAAAATTCGTTGCTTAACGTGTCTTTGAATTGTGTCTTTCATCAAAAGTAAATGATAATCACAGCGTTGCAGAATTTGTGTATGTCGTCTTCTGTTTATCCTTAGGTCGCAAGCAAACGTTTGGCTCAAAAACGATGGAATGCTCGCAAACAAAGCGAGAAATTTTCAGCCATctcattgaaaacaaaaacatcagcGACAATAAAATTGTTCATCTAATTGAGCCTTAAAACTCGACGTTTCGTGCGCCAACTACTTTTGAAAGTGAATGTTGAGACATTCAAAACGTTAAGTGGTAAGTGAAATTTAGATCCCCTTGGCGAATTTATCGACAATGTCTAAATTTTGGGAATTTTTCCAAGTTCTCAACAAATTTGCCCACAGTTTTAACGAATTCACCTTTCCATGTGGAACGACTTAATCGTGGTATTGATATTGTTATCATAACAAACCCAAACTTCTGTTTTCAGATGACTTTTTCATATCCTGAATATTCGTCATTGCGTCATTTGGCATGGTAAAATGGAGTAAGTTGAATCCATCGATCCCGTATTTCTAAGAGGAATTAATCAATAATTAGACTACACTATCAACCCAAAAATACCTGGGGCTGTCTCTGTGCTTCTGCTATTTCCTCGACCACGATTCCTCCTCCCTCTTCCTCTTCCACGTTTACTCTGTTCCATGAACGTTTGTAGCTACTCCAGTTGCACTTTCCTTGCCTTTTCTGATGAATTGAAAGTGGTAGTTCCACTCTTTGGTTCATTAAAGGAAGCAAAGCAATTTGCGAAGGCGGAATGTCGGCTATTTCTGCTGATGGTTTCTCGGAAATTGAGGAAGTGTTCACGAAAGCGGGCAATGTTGCGTGATCTCACATCATTCGTCGATTAAAACAAAGATGTCTGGGAAACGATAACCGTCAACATATTGGAATGGTCTGGATTTTCTTTAAAACGAGATCACGGACTTAAACTTGGttgacatttttcctttacctTTCGTGATTTGAGCATGCTCAAATTGGGCTAAAGGCAAATTTATTTGCCCACCTATTCGATCGAAACCCGCAGTCATGATTACGAGGCGGGGTGGGTTGGGGGGACGGGGCGGTCTTAGTCAACAGTGAAACATCAGAGAAGCGATATAGCTCACAGATATCGCCCACATAGCCGATATAGTCTACACCAAGTATTGACTTTGAGCATTAATTTAGCAGTTGCAAGTTTATCTTACTCTTATCTAACACAGAATCTACAACTACACAAATGTCATCACGACCCCGTTGGATAACTCACTTCTTATCGTCGATAATTGTCGACTGAGAAGATAAACCCAAGGGAACCTGTAACTTCCTGTCATCACACATCAAGTATGAACAAGGTCCTCGTAAGACTAACTCATCTTCTTTAACTTGACAGCCAGAGCACGACGAAGACGAGCAAATGAAAGTAGAACACAGATCGTCTAAATGTTTCAAGTCATTCGGGAAATTTAGAGAAATCCGATTTCACTGTGTATTTCGACCACACTTCACATTCCCAACTACCCATAATACGCGCCTACAAGATCACGGTACGATCAGAAAAAAATGAGTAGAAAAAAGATTGTCCTCATTCAAACCGTGAAAGAAGTCAACCCAGTGAAATCCCTCAAAGCAAGCTCCTAAATCAGTTTTGCTTTTAATCTGGTATGGACCAGCACAACATGAAAAATAAGACAAGGTTATTAGGCACGAAGAACTCGAACAGGAATCCTTGCCATATTTTCTAAAGTCCCCATTCCACCTTCCGCGGTCCCTTTTATATTTCCATTATTCAGATTTCTTAGAAACGATACAAATCACGAGACATAAACAATCGTTTCTGGGAACCTGGAACACTCTACACTGAAATGTTCAAGATGTTAGTTTATTCGGCagaatgctttaagctgaatcGCTCTAAGATGATTACTAGGAAATGAAGTATGGTGTCACATCTATGAGAGGCTACTGGCTTTGTTTTTCATGAGTACTGCAGTAAGTATTCAAAAAAATCAATTGATTTCAC belongs to Acropora muricata isolate sample 2 chromosome 9, ASM3666990v1, whole genome shotgun sequence and includes:
- the LOC136928320 gene encoding NFX1-type zinc finger-containing protein 1-like; its protein translation is MEQSKRGRGRGRRNRGRGNSRSTETAPGGFSGGQRYQQQQHGNTQTVRVLGYKKLKELQRKDPSQTAANLLQYRDGFQNLVNADSIEEDWMKLLIEILGKMCSTAIMPQNMIEVMSVCKGSAFMRNHLPRYIIQLPMIQEEEQDAEVNMIIRSLITFFREWLERFPRLCSEIPLDNLYGSLGELNLDRVAEFRAQVDSLIKRRRELVVEERKKSQVEQEPKKKKRLAVEPPPPDDFREMSIYPSEKEIFSAKMPFLRRNKVETTEKYKDFHDYLDVQFRLLREDFVSPLREGIREIIKNIPEEERSHNLYIYENVEILTPDFTRAGIVHSIHLDMKRLKKVPWEHSKRLLFGSFLCLSKDNFKSMQFATVANRKAEDLATGKLHIRFVNGFEDSPRTQEKYVMVESPAYFEAYRPILEQLRKITQDAFPFQEYLVHCNSDVKPPRYLRGEKPGIQVQYDMEEVLEMESSNCSSKISVCDPKSWPHAEEVHLNASQLEALRGALTKEFTVIQGPPGTGKTYLGLKIVRALLKNRHVWDSEKKSLVLMVCYTNHALDQFLEGVLKFHQTGVIRVGGRSSSESLQAYNLNEYTTSSGNQRRIKEEMTKCQEAIERAIGRLEQSKNSILTVEELQDFVKRNHVKQLRGIGQLHERQGNSVVKRWLGAKHSNQCNDIDHSVPGDATSPGYGEKTVSSADDTCRIDVDRDADIIQSQRMLDDNNFELIVGMQSATQIRQLSSTLSRDQMKILRGESTLKPLTVGEIVRVKQVWDLSVNDRWRLYLSWLRLYQENCKEQISRKNQEYERICKRLREIRDSEELQVLREAVVVGMTTTGAAKYRTIVEDIQPTIVIVEEAAEVLEAHIITSLTKGTQHLILIGDHKQLRPNPTVYNLAREFHLDVSLFERMVNSGMPCHQLNTQHRMRPEIATLMRFIYNDLQDHESVLKRASVRGVKKNIFFINHRKLEDESEINDKLKSHSNQHEAEYIAALCDYFLLQGYKPSQITVLTLYTGQVLALKKMMPKSRFEGVRITAVDNFQGEENDIILLSLVRSNEKKKIGFLSIRNRVCVALSRAREGLYCIGNFAMLSEKSELWNKIVQDMKGRDAFGESLELLCTNHPDRVIHAKDADDFKRAPEGGCTLPCQFRLPCGHVCERVCHPDDADHEFYKCKKKCPTNLCLEHNSKCDRKCHFGEDCAGCPVEVEKIIPSCGHLQRVSCGTPAEMYKCQEKCQEFMPCGHFCPGKCWEVCASFSCQVIVTEEFDCGHETKKPCFELSEVGCRCVEACRAILDCGHLCVGNCSDCKQGRMHVPCRNNCDRRRVCLHLCKEPCTTNCPPCPEECESRCIHSKCSRTCKELCTPCVEPCMWKCKHKKCTKLCWEVCNRDRCNEPCSRKICKFGHPCIGLCGEPCPKLCRICDKDKVTELFFGTEDEEGALFIELQDCGHIFEVTAMDQWMDEDGDDIKLKECPRCKTPIRLSYRYANVVKEKLAEVEEVKKRLIEEEKHFQRRQRELKKEATSLETKYPDIRRIKLLHHMPVSQKELDSSANRVSSFEIMWQWLQQRKTMAEINTIDNQIRLLKQIYKVRDEVKKDLLRHTSHQSLNATISSQSSIEARYLDAARELDQKLNVLETHLMQFQISSQRLTDISDEIVCVGLLLRIRVVQCEVQKRSLVLDFSKEEWLETHGKLLDAGQRLSQEEADDIEGSINRIRKECGLEGLTREERVMIVKAMKFEKGHWFKCPNGHIYAIGECGGAMEERKCPDCEATIGGTHHQLHQGNQLASEMDGARHAAWSDHTNLQNYDQRELRRMQYE